The Arachis ipaensis cultivar K30076 chromosome B10, Araip1.1, whole genome shotgun sequence DNA window NNNNNNNNNNNNNNNNNNNNNNNNNNNNNNNNNNNNNNNNNNNNNNCTTTTCTTTttgggagaaaaataaaataaaaaaataagagaaatagaaaaaagcAAAAAACGAaggaagataaagaagaagagaaaaaaaatgcagatttttgtgtttttactaacaaatttttatatttttcataaaaaaatttaaaaataagaaatataacaaaaaataaataaatttctaaaGTTGAACATAGAAATTTGTGAAATTGCATACATAATGCTTACATAGAATTATGGTTTGATAAATAAAGAAATCCAAAATCTGTGTTTTCTTCTCATACTTCTCTATATGTCTCTTCCAAAATTTGTTTTCANNNNNNNNNNNNNNNNNNNNNNNNNNNNNNNNNNNNNNNNNNNNNNNNNNNNNNNNNNNNNNNNNNNNNNNNNNNNNNNNNNNNNNNNNNNNNNNNNNNNNNNNNNNNNNNNNNNNNNNNNNNNNNNNNNNNNNNNNNNNNNNNNNNNNNNNNNNNNNNNNNNNNNNNNNNNNNNNNNNNNNNNNNNNNNNNNNNNNNNNNNNNNNNNNNNNNNNNNNNNNNNNNNNNNNNNNNNNNNNNNNNNNNNNNNNNNNNNNNNNNNNNNNNNNNNNNNNNNNNNNNNNNNNNNNNNNNNNNNNNNNNNNNNNNNNNNNNNAtaactcacttttttttttcatctgaaaatttttatatttcttaaaaaattttgttcttttaattaagaaaataaaaaataaaaaaatttaatagcaGAAAACACAAAATTACAGTAACATAAAATACAGAAATTTGTGAAGGAAAACACAATATATTTACATAGAcaaaatcaaaacacaaaaaattttcaaTACAAAACGCTAAAACTTTTCCTacacaaaaactcaaaaattTCGTAAATAAAGAAACTCAATTTGATATATGTCCTACATAAACCAACACAAAAGTATGCTTTAATAAACACAAGAATCCAAAAATTATGAgttttcttttttatgtttttttttttcaaaatttatgtgtttaacgcaattttttttttgttttatcttcaaagaggaggaagaaaaagaaaaacataacTAACATTTATGTGATTTCATCTACAAATTTCTATGCTTTTCTTCAAAACTTCTTGTATTTTTTCTAATGTTTGTTACATTACTATACAAATTTTGTccctaaaattgaaaaaaaaaaagcaaaatttttaataacagaCAACACAAAAAATTGTGAAGCCGGATTATATAAAGAAAATAAACACACAAAAGTTTTTATTTacataacataaaaaattttatatatctacataaaatataaatttttgctATACATACACAGAAATTTTGTAAAGAAAAAGAAACTCAACTTATATATATCCTATCTAGATTAAAcacaattatattttaataataaacaCAAAAacctaatgtttttttttttatgtttctcttctaaaATTTACATGTTTATTATACAAAATTTATGTGTTTATcgttaaaatatataaaaaaatttctagATTTTCATCTACAAATTTTtgtattttcctccaaaatttctatgttttTTAAAGGTTTGTCATAAAAAAAATCTGTtctctaaattaaaaaataaaaatacataaattttagTAACAGAAAATATATACTCTTTAGTAATAGAAAATATACAAATTTGTGAAATTCAACACAAAATAATTACACAGACAAAATAAATTCTTAACTACATAACATAAAAAATATGTGTGTTTATTTCCaaatttttcttattcttttgtttCTTATGTATATTTtctctttccattttttattcatttctttattcttcttactttttcatatttttttaaaagaaaacgaaaagaaagaaaaaaaaaaagaaacaaatagaATGGAAAGAGTAAGAGAAGAAGATATATCGAACAAACGAAGGagatggagaagatgaagaataacaGAAATTCAATGTGGAGTACGTGAGTAAAAAGCgaaaaaataaatatgattagaaatacttgattaaacttaattaaaaaatattatttggtcactcaatattttttttttctgtataaCATAATAAGATGGGTTTATTTATGGTTTTGTTCGCCAGTAATGAATGGTGGAAGAGACAAATATACATGaagagaattaatttttttttatgggaTAGATGAagagaattaaattaattaatggcATGTATGTAGGAGAGATTAATAATTAAACACTGATTTCAAAGACAAAGGTTCACATATCCGGAATACATTATCAGCTAGCCCGCACCCTTTATACAACTTTTTAGCACTCACGCAGCAGAATTAATAAGTCAACAATTAGAAAAATATCCACCATAGCTTAGGTCTAATAACAATGAAgaacgtatatatatatataacatgataTGAGGGTAGGGGCAAAATTAAAGCGTGGAAAATGGTGTCCTAATAATAAAGTGCACATGAAGCATGAGCTATAGCATGACcctctaattttaatttgttctATCTTGTAATTAATCTTCAAATATACTATAATATGATACTACCAATAATTGATTGATAAATATCAAGTAGAGCAAGCAGCCGCAGCAGCAGGAGGAGtaggagtagtagtagtagtggGTTCGCTTTTGGGTGATGAAcggtggtgatgatgatgatcttGTTTGTTAGAGGCAGAAGCCACCACCATATTAttattcttcctcttctcttttctaccgTCTTGTTTCATTTGCTCCTCTCTACACTCTAAACTGCAAAATGCCGTGTCCCCCCTGCAACCACACATCCACTCCTTTCTGATTAATTAACCatatcatacatatatatatatatatatatccccaTAAGCTAAGTAAAATAGcatgaattaattaattgatatactatttcctattttttatttaaagaaacGCAAATAAACAAACCAAAGCAGCTGTCCAGGATATTATTGACAAATAACCAGGAATAATATATGAGAAAGTTTTGGGAGTGAacattatatatttaatattgtaGCCAATATTTAAtacaaaaaatatctgaaattattaATAACAAGAATATTTgaaactcaattaaaagaaaattttaatcaAAATAGACTAAAATATATGTTATTTAACTCTTACACAActgaaaaaaaaatatgttttagaataaaagaaaaaaaaatatcatttaaacatctcacaaataaaaaaattgtcatttttccttaaaaaaaatataaaattcaatttaacaaaatcttatttttaatagattttatattAGAATTGTTATAATATTGACTGAAATGGTCCGTTATAGAGTTAATTTTCCAGTATtgctaataatatatatattgagAAATAGCATAAAGTCTGAAACTTGTGGATACTAATAGTAACTTAATTGGTAGTATATACATACACATACCTATACATGTAGATGTCTTGAGCAGGTGTCAAAGGAGATTTACAGAGGCCACAAGTCCGAAGAAAGTGAGGAGTATTGTTGTGTTGTAtgacatcatcatcattatcatgatGAGGGATGAttccatgatgatgatgatgaaggtgGAGGATGGTGTTATCATTACTATTGTTGTTATGAGGTGGCATGATCATCATGAATTCCTGATCATCACGGTCTATGTCGATGGCCATACCGCCACTCATGCTGGTGGTTCTCCTTATAACCGCCGCCGCTTGACCACCGCGCTTTCCCACTAACATCTTTCTTCGTTCTTTGCTTGTTTGCTTCTATAGATAGATAGTTCTCTTTGTCTCTCTTTCTTTTGGTGTATAAattaaaaagagagagagagagagagagaagtgagAGAGGAAGGTGNNNNNNNNNNNNNNNNNNNNNNNNNNNNNNNNNNNNNNNNNNNNNNNNNNNNNNNNNNNNNNNNNNNNNNNNNNNNNNNNNNNNNNNNNNNNNNNNNNNNNNNNNNNNNNNNNNNNNNNNNNNNNNNNNNNNNNNNNNNNNNNNNNNNNNNNNNNNNNNNNNNNNNNNNNNNNNNNNNNNNNNNNNNNNNNNNNNNNNNNNNNNNNNNNNNNNNNNNNNNNNNNNNNNNNNNNNNNNNNNNNNNNNNNNNNNNNNNNNNNNNNNNNNNNNNNNNNNNNNNNNNNNNNNNNNNNNNNNNNNNNNNNNNNNNNNNNNNNNNNNNNNNNNNNNNNNNNNNNNNNNNNNNNNNNNNNNNNNNNNNNNNNNNNNNNNNNNNNNNNNNNNNNNNNNNNNNNNNNNNNNNNNNNNNNNNNNNNNNNNNNNNNNNNNNNNNNNNNNNNNNNNNNNNNNNNNNNNNNNNNNNNNNNNNNNNNNNNNNNNNNNNNNNNNNNNNNNNNNNNNNNNNNNNNNNNNNNNNNNNNNNNNNNNNNNNNNNNNNNNNNNNNNNNNNNNNNNNNNNNNNNNNNNNNNNNNNNNNNNNNNNNNNNNNNNNNNNNNNNNNNNNNNNNNNNNNNNNNNNNNNNNNNNNNNNNNNNNNNNNNNNNNNNNNNNNNNNNNNNNNNNNNNNNNNNNNNNNNNNNNNNNNNNNNNNNNNNNNNNNNNNNNNNNNNNNNNNNNNNNNNNNNNNNNNNNNNNNNNNNNNNNNNNNNNNNNNNNNNNNNNNNNNNNNNNNNNNNNNNNNNNNNNNNNNNNNNNNNNNNNNNNNNNNNNNNNNNNNNNNNNNNNNNNNNNNNNNNNNNNNNNNNNNNNNNNNNNNNNNNNNNNNNNNNNNNNNNNNNNNNNNNNNNNNNNNNNNNNNNNNNNNNNNNNNNNNNNNNNNNNNNNNNNNNNNNNNNNNNNNNNNNNNNNNNNNNNNNNNNNNNNNNNNNNNNNNNNNNNNNNNNNNNNNNNNNNNNNNNNNNNNNNNNNNNNNNNNNNNNNNNNNNNNNNNNNNNNNNNNNNNNNNNNNNNNNNNNNNNNNNNNNNNNNNNNNNNNNNNNNNNNNNNNNNNNNNNNNNNNNNNNNNNNNNNNNNNNNNNNNNNNNNNNNNNNNNNNNNNNNNNNNNNNNNNNNNNNNNNNNNNNNNNNNNNNNNNNNNNNNNNNNNNNNNNNNNNNNNNNNNNNNNNNNNNNNNNNNNNNNNNNNNNNNNNNNNNNNNNNNNNNNNNNNNNNNNNNNNNNNNNNNNNNNNNNNNNNNNNNNNNNNNNNNNNNNNNNNNNNNNNNNNNNNNNNNNNNNNNNNNNNNNNNNNNNNNNNNNNNNNNNNNNNNNNNNNNNNNNNNNNNNNNNNNNNNNNNNNNNNNNNNNNNNNNNNNNNNNNNNNNNNNNNNNNNNNNNNNNNNNNNNNNNNNNNNNNNNNNNNNNNNNNNNNNNNNNNNNNNNNNNNNNNNNNNNNNNNNNNNNNNNNNNNNNNNNNNNNNNNNNNNNNNNNNNNNNNNNNNNNNNNNNNNNNNNNNNNNNNNNNNNNNNNNNNNNNNNNNNNNNNNNNNNNNNNNNNNNNNNNNNNNNNNNNNNNNNNNNNNNNNNNNNNNNNNNNNNNNNNNNNNNNNNNNNNNNNNNNNNNNNNNNNNNNNNNNNNNNNNNNNNNNNNNNNNNNNNNNNNNNNNNNNNNNNNNNNNNNNNNNNNNNNNNNNNNNNNNNNNNNNNNNNNNNNNNNNNNNNNNNNNNNNNNNNNNNNNNNNNNNNNNNNNNNNNNNNNNNNNNNNNNNNNNNNNNNNNNNNNNNNNNNNNNNNNNNNNNNNNNNNNNNNNNNNNNNNNNNNNNNNNNNNNNNNNNNNNNNNNNNNNNNNNNNNNNNNNNNNNNNNNNNNNNNNNNNNNNNNNNNNNNNNNNNNNNNNNNNNNNNNNNNNNNNNNNNNNNNNNNNNNNNNNNNNNNNNNNNNNNNNNNNNNNNNNNNNNNNNNNNNNNNNNNNNNNNNNNNNNNNNNNNNNNNNNNNNNNNNNNNNNNNNNNNNNNNNNNNNNNNNNNNNNNNNNNNNNNNNNNNNNNNNNNNNNNNNNNNNNNNNNNNNNNNNNNNNNNNNNNNNNNNNNNNNNNNNNNNNNNNNNNNNNNNNNNNNNNNNNNNNNNNNNNNNNNNNNNNNNNNNNNNNNNNNNNNNNNNNNNNNNNNNNNNNNNNNNNNNNNNNNNNNNNNNNNNNNNNNNNNNNNNNNNNNNNNNNNNNNNNNNNNNNNNNNNNNNNNNNNNNNNNNNNNNNNNNNNNNNNNNNNNNNNNNNNNNNNNNNNNNNNNNNNNNNNNNNNNNNNNNNNNNNNNNNNNNNNNNNNNNNNNNNNNNNNNNNNNNNNNNNNNNNNNNNNNNNNNNNNNNNNNNNNNNNNNNNNNNNNNNNNNNNNNNNNNNNNNNNNNNNNNNNNNNNNNNNNNNNNNNNNNNNNNNNNNNNNNNNNNNNNNNNNNNNNNNNNNNNNNNNNNNNNNNNNNNNNNNNNNNNNNNNNNNNNNNNNNNNNNNNNNNNNNNNNNNNNNNNNNNNNNNNNNNNNNNNNNNNNNNNNNNNNNNNNNNNNNNNNNNNNNNNNNNNNNNNNNNNNNNNNNNNNNNNNNNNNNNNNNNNNNNNNNNNNNNNNNNNNNNNNNNNNNNNNNNNNNNNNNNNNNNNNNNNNNNNNNNNNNNNNNNNNNNNNNNNNNNNNNNNNNNNNNNNNNNNNNNNNNNNNNNNNNNNNNNNNNNNNNNNNNNNNNNNNNNNNNNNNNNNNNNNNNNNNNNNNNNNNNNNNNNNNNNNNNNNNNNNNNNNNNNNNNNNNNNNNNNNNNNNNNNNNNNNNNNNNNNNNNNNNNNNNNNNNNNNNNNNNNNNNNNNNNNNNNNNNNNNNNNNNNNNNNNNNNNNNNNNNNNNNNNNNNNNNNNNNNNNNNNNNNNNNNNNNNNNNNNNNNNNNNNNNNNNNNNNNNNNNNNNNNNNNNNNNNNNNNNNNNNNNNNNNNNNNNNNNNNNNNNNNNNNNNNNNNNNNNNNNNNNNNNNNNNNNNNNNNNNNNNNNNNNNNNNNNNNNNNNNNNNNNNNNNNNNNNNNNNNNNNNNNNNNNNNNNNNNNNNNNNNNNNNNNNNNNNNNNNNNNNNNNNNNNNNNNNNNNNNNNNNNNNNNNNNNNNNNNNNNNNNNNNNNNNNNNNNNNNNNNNNNNNNNNNNNNNNNNNNNNNNNNNNNNNNNNNNNNNNNNNNNNNNNNNNNNNNNNNNNNNNNNNNNNNNNNNNNNNNNNNNNNNNNNNNNNNNNNNNNNNNNNNNNNNNNNNNNNNNNNNNNNNNNNNNNNNNNNNNNNNNNNNNNNNNNNNNNNNNNNNNNNNNNNNNNNNNNNNNNNNNNNNNNNNNNNNNNNNNNNNNNNNNNNNNNNNNNNNNNNNNNNNNNNNNNNNNNNNNNNNNNNNNNNNNNNNNNNNNNNNNNNNNNNNNNNNNNNNNNNNNNNNNNNNNNNNNNNNNNNNNNNNNNNNNNNNNNNNNNNNNNNNNNNNNNNNNNNNNNNNNNNNNNNNNNNNNNNNNNNNNNNNNNNNNNNNNNNNNNNNNNNNNNNNNNNNNNNNNNNNNNNNNNNNNNNNNNNNNNNNNNNNNNNNNNNNNNNNNNNNNNNNNNNNNNNNNNNNNNNNNNNNNNNNNNNNNNNNNNNNNNNNNNNNNNNNNNNNNNNNNNNNNNNNNNNNNNNNNNNNNNNNNNNNNNNNNNNNNNNNNNNNNNNNNNNNNNNNNNNNNNNNNNNNNNNNNNNNNNNNNNNNNNNNNNNNNNNNNNNNNNNNNNNNNNNNNNNNNNNNNNNNNNNNNNNNNNNNNNNNNNNNNNNNNNNNNNNNNNNNNNNNNNNNNNNNNNNNNNNNNNNNNNNNNNNNNNNNNNNNNNNNNNNNNNNNNNNNNNNNNNNNNNNNNNNNNNNNNNNNNNNNNNNNNNNNNNNNNNNNNNNNNNNNNNNNNNNNNNNNNNNNNNNNNNNNNNNNNNNNNNNNNNNNNNNNNNNNNNNNNNNNNNNNNNNNNNNNNNNNNNNNNNNNNNNNNNNNNNNNNNNNNNNNNNNNNNNNNNNNNNNNNNNNNNNNNNNNNNNNNNNNNNNNNNNNNNNNNNNNNNNNNNNNNNNNNNNNNNNNNNNNNNNNNNNNNNNNNNNNNNNNNNNNNNNNNNNNNNNNNNNNNNNNNNNNNNNNNNNNNNNNNNNNNNNNNNNNNNNNNNNNNNNNNNNNNNNNNNNNNNNNNNNNNNNNNNNNNNNNNNNNNNNNNNNNNNNNNNNNNNNNNNNNNNNNNNNNNNNNNNNNNNNNNNNNNNNNNNNNNNNNNNNNNNNNNNNNNNNNNNNNNNNNNNNNNNNNNNNNNNNNNNNNNNNNNNNNNNNNNNNNNNNNNNNNNNNNNNNNNNNNNNNNNNNNNNNNNNNNNNNNNNNNNNNNNNNNNNNNNNNNNNNNNNNNNNNNNNNNNNNNNNNNNNNNNNNNNNNNNNNNNNNNNNNNNNNNNNNNNNNNNNNNNNNNNNNNNNNNNNNNNNNNNNNNNNNNNNNNNNNNNNNNNNNNNNNNNNNNNNNNNNNNNNNNNNNNNNNNNNNNNNNNNNNNNNNNNNNNNNNNNNNNNNNNNNNNNNNNNNNNNNNNNNNNNNNNNNNNNNNNNNNNNNNNNNNNNNNNNNNNNNNNNNNNNNNNNNNNNNNNNNNNNNNNNNNNNNNNNNNNNNNNNNNNNNNNNNNNNNNNNNNNNNNNNNNNNNNNNNNNNNNNNNNNNNNNNNNNNNNNNNNNNNNNNNNNNNNNNNNNNNNNNNNNNNNNNNNNNNNNNNNNNNNNNNNNNNNNNNNNNNNNNNNNNNNNNNNNNNNNNNNNNNNNNNNNNNNNNNNNNNNNNNNNNNNNNNNNNNNNNNNNNNNNNNNNNNNNNNNNNNNNNNNNNNNNNNNNNNNNNNNNNNNNNNNNNNNNNNNNNNNNNNNNNNNNNNNNNNNNNNNNNNNNNNNNNNNNNNNNNNNNNNNNNNNNNNNNNNNNNNNNNNNNNNNNNNNNNNNNNNNNNNNNNNNNNNNNNNNNNNNNNNNNNN harbors:
- the LOC107624035 gene encoding uncharacterized protein LOC107624035 (The sequence of the model RefSeq protein was modified relative to this genomic sequence to represent the inferred CDS: added 194 bases not found in genome assembly), translating into MLVGKRGGQAATVIRRTTSMSGGMAIDIDRDDQEFMMIMPPHNNNSNDNTILHLHHHHHGDIGHGIIPHHDNDDDVIQHNNTPHFLRTCGLCKSPLTPAQDIYMYRGDTAFCSLECREEQMKQDGRKEKRKNNNMVVASASNKQDHHHHHRSSPKSEPTTTTTPTPPAAAAACST